In one window of Phalacrocorax aristotelis chromosome W, bGulAri2.1, whole genome shotgun sequence DNA:
- the LOC142049741 gene encoding LOW QUALITY PROTEIN: uncharacterized protein LOC142049741 (The sequence of the model RefSeq protein was modified relative to this genomic sequence to represent the inferred CDS: inserted 1 base in 1 codon; deleted 1 base in 1 codon; substituted 1 base at 1 genomic stop codon), giving the protein MAPQKAVDAHNYVSLPVAEIDKLYDLLDVHRSRPSLQGQDWEKNIGFNPRGIRVLQKEARVRSGKGKAITCAVLGASLSAAVEDKKQRLCQADAAISILQMVIRSSQNNWRKISNXLKEERNQNAILKEELRNQLLRETDTQVEVEVKLSEKGIWQVYPQGDLKKARETVESLPHMYPLVKTEYLYEDNNDDCPQVLTKEVPFTATELTNLKKDFARTPKESETEYVWRVSLSGGRDGILLSEKEAEGYWGPGVFLTTGNRQATWPLTQRAAYWAGGLNPLERGYPLAITGTVDQLVESVQKAACLQMMYDWELKPNQSSPMMMPVDPERMTPLIRGLPDSLKPIGIQLQGKIQNTPKGERTTATLEGIITPNHQWLGRKVWTWEEVAQELINFGRKYGPVGGSFQKTETRVVWSAEQDNNRQLSIGKGQDLRPLRNNHPGGERPLSRQGLWHLGLQKGIPXDLMDGLLTQKLEKLVQKWSGKKATLRLVPDAPPLIDLEGELTREKAEN; this is encoded by the exons ATGGCCCCTCAGAAGGCAGTCGATGCCCACAATTATGTCTCTTTGCCGGTCGCAGAGATAGATAAGCTATATGATCTTTTGGATGTGCACCGATCTCGCCCCTCACTCCAGGGACaagattgggaaaaaaacattggTTTCAACCCCAGAGGGATAAGGGTACTGCAGAAAGAAGCTAGGGTTAgatcaggaaaaggaaaagctatcACTTGCGCAGTACTGGGAGCGAGTCTGTCAGCGGCAGTGGAAGATAAGAAACAGAGGCTTTGTCAAGCCGATGCCGCAATAAGCATACTGCAGATGGTCATAAGGTCATCGCAGAATAAttggaggaaaataagca tgttgaaggaggaaagaaatcaaaatgccaTACTGAAGGAAGAATTGAGGAACCAACTTTTGAGGGAAACAGATACACAGGTGGAGGTAGAGGTGAAACTTTCAGAGAAAGGGATATGGCAAGTTTACCCTCAGGGAGACTTGAAGAAGGCAAGGGAAACTGTAGAAAGCCTCCCTCACATGTATCCACTGGTTAAAACAGAGTACTTATATGAGGACAATAACGATGACTGTCCTCAAGTTCTCACCAAAGAGGTCCCATTTACAGCAACTGAACTAACAAATTTGAAGAAAGACTTTGCGAGAACTCCGAAGGAATCGGAGACAGAATATGTGTGGAGAGTGTCACTGTcggggggg agggatggaATTTTGTtgtcagagaaagaagcagaaggataTTGGGGTCCGGGTGTGTTCCTAACTACAGGTAATCGCCAAGCCACATGGCCATTAACCCAGAGGGCCGCATATTGGGCTGGGGGGCTGAACCCTTTGGAGAGGGGATATCCCCTTGCCATAACAGGTACGGTGGATCAGTTAGTGGAAAGTGTGCAGAAAGCGGCCTGTCTCCAAATGATGTATGATTGGGAGCTCAAGCCCAACCAGAGTTCCCCGATGATGATGCCTGTGGACCCAGAGAGGATGACTCCCCTGATCCGGGGACTCCCTGACTCCCTGAAACCCATTGGGATCCAATTACAGgggaaaattcaaaatactCCCAAAGGAGAAAGAACTACGGCCACTCTGGAAGGGATAATAACCCCCAACCATCAGTGGTTGGGAAGGAAAGTGTGGACATGGGAGGAGGTAGCgcaggaattaattaattttggtaGAAAATATGGCCCTGTTGGTGGATCGTTCCAAAAAACCGAAACAAGGGTTGTATGGTCTGCAGAGCAAGATAACAATCGGCAGCTGTCAATTGGGAAGGGCCAGGATTTGAGGCCACTCCGCAACAATCATCCTGGGGGAGAGAGACCCCTAAGTCGACAGGGGTTATGGCATCTAGGGCTTCAGAAGGGCATTCCTTAAGACCTGATGGATGGACTCCTAACCCAAAAATTGGAAAAACTTGTACAGAAATGGTCAGGGAAGAAGGCCACTCTCAGATTAGTTCCCGATGCTCCACCCCTGATAGATCTTGAGGGGGAGCTGACtagggaaaaggcagaaaactaG